A single Deinococcus sp. Leaf326 DNA region contains:
- a CDS encoding site-specific integrase — protein MPKKAKRGNGRGTVYFEKKNGKWRWQYVFEGERMSGYCETKTQAERELSLVIADRERGLIKRPDQLSVGDAVDEWLDARKRELKPKTVAGYAHLIKKHLYPRLGKVRLQDLTVRDVAKFQEGLEDDGYATSTIKHLRVILNGTLDRAVMHEVLPRNPMDKLSFKGRPGEKREVWTPEHAAAFLRMMRDDYGAAALVFALMTGMRRGEALGLKWDDLDPHKGTLRINRSLVTVNGSAQVSTPKTESSKRLLSLSPDTLTFLKEHWDRQITLALSKGGDWVETGYVFTNASGEAWHPDSLRITMHKACRKAGIPIITIHGLRHTHTSLMARKGVPIEVISKRLGHAKISTTMDVYRHLYEDELQSGAIDLLDLTA, from the coding sequence ATGCCCAAGAAGGCCAAGCGCGGGAACGGAAGAGGGACGGTCTATTTCGAGAAGAAGAACGGTAAGTGGCGCTGGCAGTACGTGTTCGAGGGCGAGCGCATGAGTGGCTATTGCGAGACCAAGACCCAGGCAGAGCGGGAGCTGTCGCTCGTCATTGCGGATAGGGAGCGCGGCCTGATCAAGCGGCCCGACCAACTGTCTGTGGGCGATGCTGTAGATGAGTGGCTCGACGCCAGAAAGCGCGAACTCAAGCCCAAGACGGTCGCCGGGTACGCCCACCTCATCAAGAAGCACCTCTACCCTCGTCTGGGCAAGGTGAGACTCCAAGACCTCACCGTGCGCGATGTGGCGAAGTTCCAAGAAGGGCTGGAGGACGATGGCTACGCCACCTCTACGATCAAGCACCTACGGGTGATCCTCAACGGCACACTCGACCGAGCAGTGATGCACGAAGTTCTGCCGCGCAATCCGATGGACAAGCTCAGCTTCAAGGGACGGCCTGGAGAGAAGCGCGAGGTCTGGACACCAGAGCACGCAGCGGCGTTCCTCCGGATGATGCGAGACGACTACGGTGCGGCAGCCTTGGTCTTCGCCCTGATGACGGGGATGCGGCGCGGTGAAGCGCTGGGCCTGAAGTGGGACGACCTTGACCCCCATAAGGGCACGCTGCGGATTAACCGGAGCCTCGTGACGGTCAACGGGTCGGCACAGGTCAGTACACCCAAGACAGAGAGCAGCAAGCGGCTGCTGAGCCTCTCACCGGACACGCTGACATTCCTGAAGGAGCACTGGGACAGACAGATCACGTTGGCGCTGAGCAAGGGCGGGGACTGGGTCGAAACCGGGTACGTCTTCACCAACGCCTCTGGCGAGGCTTGGCACCCGGACAGCCTGCGGATCACGATGCACAAGGCGTGCCGGAAAGCGGGCATCCCGATCATCACTATTCATGGTCTGCGCCACACGCACACCAGCCTGATGGCAAGGAAAGGCGTGCCCATCGAAGTGATCTCCAAGCGGCTGGGCCACGCCAAGATCAGCACGACGATGGACGTGTACCGGCACCTCTACGAGGACGAATTGCAGAGCGGCGCAATCGACCTGCTGGATCTGACGGCCTAA
- a CDS encoding DUF5906 domain-containing protein gives MTSTLPVLSNEWTEKLIAEGGTSKAPPPSIGEAKQTPEPRQNDGGGLIDWYNAQMPLVQDLLRRGYKDEGNGRMSSPYSETGRDVTLLPNKKGFLCAYLHSSSHPMAQWMGLAGEALSDHLIDPVEFFVYYEHSNGGKVPYGEARQAALRSIAKEREMAALSKKVGDIELPDASQIPAPEDLIKGKPHYSDAQMLALLGYPPELGSLFGDLPNGYRTAQSSDGDLRYGETSGLYWVYSPEKIIWAKAKEDKPQVLAYASKLPLLLEQESEYIVRCAVALEKAGRVEDSEAMLRQIGSYRKAKEQVARHVVRRSALADARPSILIRDELFNLQDDVLPFPNILDYRGTLRERRREDYITDILPVEYHPNANRSDFYEVIDYMTGYDRNLRDDIQYMVGYTLRGSNDQRIIPNFWGPPGTGKSIIANSLAATLGNLAVALDPKHISTKSDHERAGQVFRGKRLALVNEVGGTARLQSEFLKAVSGGDLLTARALYAESETFRATHTTLIISNEPINVDTTDDALWERIKIFPFLHRLAPEGREALLGGKRLQDVIRDPESAYLRGFLAWAMEGLERVRGGELFRPSETVARASIQGRNDSDRYRDFWLTHDFDESIGGMPVLQRLREGVTANWLMFQLHEWCPANGVPIPKGPALKRVYEAVGLVKRTSAKKWFLEYPERFPQ, from the coding sequence ATGACCTCTACTCTCCCCGTGCTGTCGAACGAATGGACGGAGAAGCTGATCGCAGAAGGCGGCACCAGCAAAGCGCCACCACCCTCTATTGGCGAGGCCAAGCAGACTCCAGAGCCTCGCCAGAATGATGGTGGTGGGCTGATCGACTGGTACAACGCCCAGATGCCACTTGTCCAGGACCTGCTAAGGCGAGGCTATAAGGATGAAGGCAATGGGCGCATGAGCAGCCCCTACAGCGAGACGGGCAGGGACGTGACCTTACTGCCGAACAAGAAAGGTTTCCTGTGCGCCTACCTCCACAGCAGTAGCCACCCGATGGCCCAGTGGATGGGGCTAGCCGGCGAGGCCTTGAGCGACCACCTAATCGACCCGGTCGAGTTCTTCGTCTACTACGAGCACAGCAATGGGGGCAAGGTGCCCTACGGGGAGGCACGCCAGGCTGCCCTGCGAAGCATCGCCAAGGAGAGAGAAATGGCGGCGCTCAGTAAGAAGGTCGGAGACATTGAGCTGCCTGATGCAAGCCAGATTCCTGCACCAGAAGACCTCATCAAGGGCAAGCCCCACTACTCAGACGCTCAGATGCTGGCCTTGCTCGGATACCCGCCAGAGCTTGGCTCCCTGTTTGGTGACCTCCCTAACGGCTACCGCACAGCGCAAAGCTCTGACGGTGACCTTCGGTACGGTGAGACCAGTGGTCTATACTGGGTTTACTCACCTGAGAAGATTATCTGGGCCAAGGCTAAGGAAGACAAGCCACAAGTGCTGGCATACGCTAGCAAGCTGCCTCTACTCCTTGAGCAGGAGAGCGAGTATATCGTCAGATGCGCGGTTGCCTTGGAAAAGGCAGGACGGGTGGAAGATAGCGAAGCAATGCTCCGACAAATAGGCTCATATCGCAAGGCTAAAGAGCAAGTCGCCAGGCATGTCGTCCGAAGGTCAGCCCTTGCAGACGCGAGGCCGTCAATCCTCATCAGGGACGAGCTGTTCAACCTACAAGACGATGTTCTGCCTTTCCCTAATATCTTAGACTATCGTGGCACCCTCCGCGAGCGTCGGCGTGAAGATTACATCACAGACATACTGCCAGTGGAATATCATCCCAATGCAAATAGAAGCGACTTTTACGAGGTAATAGACTATATGACTGGGTATGATAGGAATCTCAGGGATGACATCCAGTACATGGTAGGTTATACCCTTAGAGGGTCGAATGACCAGAGAATCATTCCCAACTTCTGGGGACCACCTGGAACCGGCAAAAGCATCATCGCAAACTCACTAGCGGCCACTCTGGGAAACCTCGCAGTTGCACTAGACCCTAAGCACATCTCCACAAAGTCTGACCATGAAAGAGCCGGGCAGGTTTTCAGAGGTAAGCGTCTTGCACTCGTCAACGAAGTTGGTGGGACCGCAAGGCTACAGTCTGAGTTCCTCAAGGCAGTCAGCGGAGGCGATCTGCTAACCGCGCGCGCACTCTACGCTGAAAGTGAGACGTTCAGAGCCACCCACACAACGCTAATCATTTCAAATGAGCCCATTAACGTAGACACCACTGACGACGCTTTATGGGAACGTATCAAGATCTTTCCCTTCTTGCATCGCCTAGCCCCGGAAGGCAGGGAAGCTCTGCTCGGTGGTAAGCGCCTTCAGGACGTGATCCGTGACCCAGAGTCAGCTTATCTGCGCGGCTTCCTAGCTTGGGCGATGGAGGGGCTGGAACGGGTGCGGGGCGGTGAGCTGTTCAGGCCGTCTGAGACGGTTGCCAGGGCATCGATACAGGGACGCAATGATAGCGACCGTTACCGTGACTTCTGGCTCACTCACGACTTCGATGAGTCTATTGGTGGTATGCCAGTGCTCCAGAGACTGCGTGAAGGCGTAACGGCGAACTGGCTCATGTTCCAATTGCACGAATGGTGTCCTGCCAATGGAGTCCCCATTCCGAAAGGGCCGGCGCTCAAGCGTGTCTATGAGGCAGTGGGTCTGGTGAAAAGGACCAGCGCTAAGAAGTGGTTCCTTGAGTACCCGGAGCGCTTTCCGCAATAG
- a CDS encoding DNA-primase RepB domain-containing protein, whose protein sequence is MKAPPAGGMGEQGHDESVLAASQPVHTAPQKSNIPEAIKISQWQWFTLLLCGRDGWLYTTMIGNGPKQDRLLPYPLNTDEEDGDPVFFKPDTNAFFGMALREQKDDLATTKPTDLLWLDMDAKERHNAPEGEDLKQMPTQELKALVASQYHAFMEKCRVLGLIPFAVVYSGHGLQAYFRVERVLEIEETEAANRALAKRFAEFGADPKVYNAGRILRMPNTYNVKNPERPIKTELWWQA, encoded by the coding sequence ATGAAAGCGCCCCCCGCTGGAGGCATGGGGGAGCAGGGTCACGATGAGAGCGTACTCGCCGCCTCGCAGCCCGTACATACCGCGCCGCAGAAGAGCAACATTCCGGAGGCTATCAAGATCAGCCAGTGGCAGTGGTTCACTCTCCTCCTCTGTGGGCGTGATGGCTGGCTCTACACCACCATGATCGGCAATGGCCCCAAGCAAGACCGCTTGCTGCCCTACCCCCTCAATACCGATGAGGAAGATGGCGACCCGGTATTCTTCAAGCCAGACACCAATGCCTTCTTCGGCATGGCCCTGCGTGAGCAGAAGGATGACCTCGCCACCACGAAGCCCACCGACCTCCTGTGGCTGGACATGGATGCCAAGGAACGCCACAACGCACCGGAAGGCGAAGACCTGAAGCAAATGCCTACCCAGGAACTCAAAGCACTGGTGGCCTCGCAGTACCACGCCTTCATGGAGAAATGCCGCGTGCTAGGGCTGATCCCGTTTGCGGTGGTGTATTCGGGGCACGGCTTGCAGGCGTACTTCAGGGTTGAGCGCGTATTGGAGATAGAGGAAACCGAAGCTGCGAATCGTGCGCTGGCGAAGCGGTTCGCTGAATTCGGTGCTGATCCGAAGGTCTACAACGCGGGGCGCATCCTGCGAATGCCCAATACCTACAACGTCAAGAACCCGGAGCGCCCGATCAAGACTGAACTCTGGTGGCAGGCATGA
- a CDS encoding helix-turn-helix domain-containing protein: MMTTVTSGVPASTPTQETYHTIEEVCTQLKVANSTVRRWMSLGKLRYLKIDGAVRIPASAITEHLHGGKQ; the protein is encoded by the coding sequence ATGATGACCACTGTCACCAGTGGCGTCCCTGCGTCTACCCCGACGCAGGAGACCTACCACACCATCGAAGAAGTCTGCACCCAACTCAAGGTCGCCAACTCGACCGTGCGCCGCTGGATGAGCCTGGGCAAACTCCGCTACCTGAAGATCGACGGCGCGGTTCGCATTCCCGCGTCGGCCATCACCGAGCACCTGCACGGCGGGAAGCAATGA
- a CDS encoding DUF6884 domain-containing protein, with the protein MPDPHPDRASASRTVVLIGCVKSKQSQPTLAKDLYTSSLFQARRRFAERFGDQWFILSALHGLVDPEQPLAPYEQVLTAGASRRWAEQVFTALRPQLRASDRVVLAAGGHYRKYFVPKLEQAGHEVEAVLTDVPGIQVQVRRLNEATQRGHW; encoded by the coding sequence ATGCCCGACCCACACCCCGATCGCGCCAGCGCCAGCCGCACCGTCGTCCTCATCGGGTGCGTCAAGTCCAAGCAGTCACAGCCCACCCTGGCGAAAGACCTGTACACCTCCAGTCTCTTCCAGGCACGGCGTCGGTTCGCGGAGCGGTTCGGAGACCAGTGGTTCATCCTCTCGGCCTTGCACGGCTTGGTTGACCCGGAGCAACCCCTCGCCCCTTACGAGCAGGTGTTGACCGCAGGCGCGAGCCGCCGTTGGGCCGAGCAAGTGTTCACCGCGCTCAGGCCACAGCTCCGGGCCAGTGACCGGGTCGTCTTGGCTGCCGGTGGTCACTACCGCAAATACTTCGTGCCGAAGCTCGAGCAGGCAGGCCACGAGGTAGAAGCCGTCCTGACAGACGTGCCGGGGATTCAAGTCCAGGTCCGCCGCCTGAACGAGGCCACGCAGAGGGGGCACTGGTGA
- the cmk gene encoding (d)CMP kinase produces the protein MIVTIDGVAASGKSSVSSGVARALGVPYVSSGLLYRAATLLAYEAGLAPHDPALLPHLEAQPLRLEPLAGGNRLWLGDRELTADVQSAAVDAGVSAVAAQPELRAWVDRRLRALTPPFVVEGRDMGTAVFPQAQAKFYLTASARVRAGRRAAERPEAVAEIEAALIRRDERDRAQSVPAPEARVIDTGPLSLQGVIDTILADLPQGAAPARTS, from the coding sequence GTGATCGTGACCATCGACGGCGTGGCCGCCAGCGGAAAATCCAGCGTGTCCTCGGGCGTGGCCCGCGCGCTGGGCGTGCCCTATGTCAGCAGTGGCCTGCTGTACCGCGCCGCCACGCTCCTCGCCTATGAGGCGGGCCTTGCCCCCCACGACCCCGCCCTGTTGCCCCACTTGGAGGCCCAGCCGCTGCGCCTGGAGCCTCTGGCGGGCGGCAACCGGCTGTGGCTGGGCGACCGCGAGCTGACGGCCGACGTGCAGTCGGCGGCGGTGGACGCCGGGGTCAGCGCGGTCGCCGCCCAGCCCGAGCTGCGCGCCTGGGTGGACCGGCGGCTGCGCGCCCTGACGCCGCCCTTCGTGGTCGAGGGCCGGGACATGGGCACGGCGGTCTTTCCCCAGGCGCAGGCCAAGTTCTACCTGACCGCCAGCGCGCGGGTACGGGCCGGCCGCCGCGCTGCCGAGCGCCCCGAGGCCGTCGCCGAGATCGAGGCCGCTCTCATCCGCCGGGATGAGCGCGACCGCGCCCAGAGCGTGCCGGCCCCCGAGGCGCGCGTCATCGATACTGGCCCGCTCAGTCTTCAGGGCGTGATCGACACCATCCTGGCCGACCTGCCGCAGGGCGCCGCGCCTGCCCGGACAAGCTGA
- a CDS encoding peptidylprolyl isomerase, with protein sequence MKKAALLLTALLALSACQKKAETTTTPASTDTETTATGETSTIPSTTPATTPAATVTTPGALPAGYTLVPFLSQTPVREFKAEPAMTLQQGKDYYALIDTDKGQVLVDLYEQETPVTVNNFVTLARNHFYDDTRFHRVIDGFMAQGGDPQSTDPAKKDAWGSGGPGYSFADEIRSKLTFDGAGELAMANSGANTNGSQFFITFGPTESLNGRHTIFGKVVTGEDVLGKLTRTSDTSSGSETPIAGATADEVLTVRILTKG encoded by the coding sequence ATGAAGAAGGCTGCCCTGCTCCTGACCGCCCTGCTGGCCCTGAGTGCCTGCCAGAAGAAGGCGGAAACCACCACCACTCCGGCCAGCACGGACACGGAGACGACCGCCACCGGGGAGACGTCCACGATCCCCTCGACCACCCCGGCCACGACCCCCGCCGCCACCGTGACGACTCCCGGCGCGCTGCCCGCCGGCTACACGCTGGTGCCCTTCCTGAGCCAGACGCCGGTGCGCGAGTTCAAGGCCGAGCCGGCCATGACGCTGCAACAGGGCAAGGACTACTACGCCCTGATCGACACCGACAAGGGGCAGGTGCTCGTGGACCTGTACGAGCAGGAAACGCCCGTGACAGTGAACAACTTCGTGACGCTGGCCCGCAACCACTTCTACGACGACACCCGCTTTCACCGCGTGATCGACGGCTTCATGGCGCAGGGCGGCGACCCGCAGAGTACCGACCCGGCCAAGAAGGACGCCTGGGGCAGCGGCGGCCCCGGCTACAGCTTCGCCGACGAGATCCGCAGCAAGCTGACCTTTGACGGCGCCGGCGAACTGGCGATGGCCAACAGCGGCGCCAACACCAACGGGTCGCAGTTTTTCATCACCTTCGGGCCGACCGAGAGCCTCAACGGCCGCCACACCATCTTCGGCAAGGTCGTCACCGGCGAGGACGTGCTGGGCAAGCTGACCCGCACGAGCGACACGAGCAGCGGCAGCGAGACCCCCATCGCCGGGGCCACCGCCGACGAGGTGCTCACCGTCCGCATTCTCACCAAGGGCTGA
- a CDS encoding MBL fold metallo-hydrolase, whose translation MTALSPAPRTHGAARVWSLSTGPLQENALLVAGEENEGFLIDPGDEAARLLALVRASGITVRGILLTHGHFDHIGAVQEVREALGVAVHLHPADLPLYRAGGTSAARWNLPFTQPADPDADLVQGQVLTAGDLSLTVRELPGHAPGHVVFVGDGFVIAGDTLFAGGIGRTDLPGGNHPQLLAGLAAELLTLPDDTAVYPGHGGATTVARERQTNPFLR comes from the coding sequence ATGACTGCCCTCTCCCCGGCCCCCCGCACGCACGGCGCGGCGCGCGTCTGGTCCCTGTCCACCGGTCCCCTCCAGGAAAACGCCCTGCTGGTCGCGGGCGAGGAGAACGAGGGCTTCCTGATTGATCCCGGCGACGAGGCCGCTCGCCTCCTGGCACTGGTCCGCGCCAGTGGGATCACGGTGCGGGGAATTCTGCTCACGCACGGGCATTTCGACCACATCGGGGCGGTGCAGGAGGTCCGGGAGGCGCTGGGCGTGGCCGTCCACCTGCACCCCGCCGATCTGCCGCTCTACCGCGCCGGGGGGACGTCGGCGGCGCGCTGGAACCTGCCCTTTACCCAGCCGGCCGATCCCGACGCCGATCTGGTGCAGGGGCAGGTGCTCACGGCGGGCGACCTGAGCCTCACCGTGCGCGAGCTGCCGGGCCACGCGCCGGGCCACGTGGTGTTCGTCGGCGACGGTTTCGTGATCGCGGGCGACACCCTCTTCGCCGGGGGTATCGGCCGCACCGACCTGCCAGGAGGCAATCATCCGCAGCTTCTGGCGGGCCTCGCCGCTGAACTGCTCACGTTGCCGGACGATACCGCCGTCTACCCCGGTCACGGCGGCGCGACAACGGTGGCGCGTGAGCGGCAGACCAATCCGTTTCTGCGCTAG
- a CDS encoding PaaI family thioesterase, translating into MTDPRTRTYTWQDPAETLERARQLSGLEYLWAMARGELPGPPIAAVLGMAWPAPEDFSEGRAVFRLTPREDLYNPIGSVHGGVYATLLDSAVGCAVQTTLPAGVGYTTLELKVNYLRPLRVGGPEVQAVGQVVASTRQTAVAEGRLVDEAGKIYAYASTTCLILRP; encoded by the coding sequence ATGACTGATCCGCGCACGCGCACCTACACCTGGCAGGACCCGGCCGAGACCCTGGAACGGGCGCGGCAGCTCAGCGGCCTGGAATACCTGTGGGCCATGGCGCGCGGCGAGCTGCCCGGCCCGCCCATAGCCGCCGTCCTGGGCATGGCCTGGCCCGCGCCGGAGGATTTCAGTGAGGGCCGCGCGGTGTTCCGGCTCACCCCGCGCGAGGACCTCTACAACCCCATCGGGTCGGTCCACGGCGGCGTGTACGCGACGCTGCTCGACTCGGCGGTGGGCTGCGCGGTCCAGACCACCCTGCCGGCGGGGGTGGGGTACACCACCCTGGAACTCAAGGTGAACTACCTGCGCCCCCTGCGCGTGGGCGGCCCGGAGGTGCAGGCGGTCGGGCAGGTCGTCGCCTCGACCCGACAGACGGCCGTGGCCGAGGGCCGGCTGGTAGACGAGGCGGGCAAGATCTATGCCTACGCCTCGACCACCTGCCTGATCCTGCGGCCCTGA
- the hemW gene encoding radical SAM family heme chaperone HemW: MSTTDLPFSPPVPDPGAVAGPVRHLYVHVPFCPSICPYCDFHVLERRAGMVERYLARIEEEAAWLARTYPTELETVYLGGGTPSFLRGAEMEALVGSVRRHLGWGSLENTLEINPGTVSGERAAHWRALGFDRASVGVQSLDDATLRFLGRQHTAAQAREAVQTLTAQGFRVSGDLITAVPGQPLDSDIRGLVELGVGHVSAYTLTIEPGTEFARRGVTVQEDDERAGFERTETLLEAQGFARYEVSNYARPGQESRHNRAYWQGRTYLGLGPGAAGHYPAGHGPATGEPGLLTTRRTNPHLHEWLTGAAGDAEGIDPEEYVTDALFMGLRLREGLDLADLARRSGLDVRGRYARPLARNVARGLLALDGDHLRATPEGWWVLNRVVTDFLEE; encoded by the coding sequence GTGAGCACCACCGACCTCCCCTTTTCTCCCCCTGTCCCGGACCCCGGCGCCGTCGCCGGGCCGGTCCGGCACCTGTACGTACACGTGCCGTTCTGCCCCAGCATCTGCCCGTACTGCGACTTTCATGTGCTCGAACGCCGCGCGGGCATGGTCGAGCGGTATCTGGCGCGCATAGAAGAGGAGGCCGCGTGGCTGGCCCGCACCTATCCCACCGAGCTGGAGACGGTGTACCTCGGCGGCGGCACGCCCAGCTTTCTGCGTGGGGCCGAGATGGAGGCGCTGGTGGGCAGCGTCCGGCGGCACCTGGGCTGGGGCAGCCTGGAAAATACGCTGGAGATCAACCCCGGCACCGTGAGTGGGGAGCGCGCGGCACACTGGAGGGCCTTGGGCTTTGACCGGGCCTCGGTGGGCGTGCAGAGTCTCGACGACGCCACGCTGCGCTTCCTGGGCCGCCAGCACACGGCCGCGCAGGCCCGCGAGGCCGTACAGACCCTGACCGCGCAGGGCTTCCGGGTCAGCGGCGACCTCATCACGGCGGTGCCGGGGCAACCGCTCGACAGCGATATCCGGGGGCTGGTCGAGCTGGGTGTGGGACATGTCAGCGCGTACACCCTGACCATCGAGCCGGGCACCGAGTTCGCCCGCCGGGGCGTGACTGTTCAGGAAGACGACGAGCGCGCCGGATTCGAGCGCACCGAGACGCTGCTGGAGGCGCAGGGGTTCGCGCGCTACGAGGTCAGCAACTACGCGCGGCCGGGCCAGGAGTCGCGCCACAACCGCGCCTACTGGCAGGGGCGCACCTACCTGGGGCTGGGGCCGGGGGCGGCCGGACACTATCCGGCCGGGCATGGGCCAGCCACCGGGGAGCCGGGCCTGCTCACCACCCGGCGCACCAACCCCCACCTGCACGAGTGGCTGACCGGCGCGGCAGGGGACGCCGAGGGCATCGACCCCGAGGAGTACGTCACCGACGCGCTGTTCATGGGGCTGCGGCTGCGGGAAGGCCTCGACCTCGCCGACCTCGCGCGCCGCAGCGGCCTGGACGTACGGGGGCGCTACGCCCGCCCTCTGGCCCGCAATGTCGCGCGCGGCCTGCTGGCCCTGGACGGCGACCACCTGCGCGCCACGCCCGAGGGCTGGTGGGTCCTGAACCGCGTGGTGACCGACTTTCTGGAGGAGTGA
- the lpdA gene encoding dihydrolipoyl dehydrogenase, whose product MTKSFDFDVLVIGAGPGGYHAAIRAAQLGLKVACAERDSVGGVCLNVGCIPTKALLHAGETVAGARHAAEFGLTFGEQKLDIAKLNGWKDGIVKKLTGGVGALFKANKVTHLQGQASFVDDHTVKVGDKTYTAANFIIATGSDPARLPGLDVDQDMILDSTGALVLPDPVPARMLCVGGGVIGFEFANIYTSLGSRVKVIEFLPNIIPGADADAVKAFQKAMEKQGVVVEVQTKANKAEKKADGVHVELENVKTGEKRTEVFDRVLVAVGRRPRTDGLNMQAAGVHVTERGFIPATKQQRTNVAHIYSVGDVASNPMLAHKAMKEGLVAAEVIAGKPAEQDAVAIPGVVYTSPELAWVGLTEQEAKDKGYEVKTGNFPFSASGRAMTLQQTDGFVKMVVEKDTDLLLGVHIVGPHASDMLGEAGLALEMAATASDIALTIHAHPTLSESVLEAAEAVHKQAIHIMNR is encoded by the coding sequence ATGACCAAAAGCTTTGACTTTGACGTGCTGGTAATCGGCGCTGGACCCGGCGGCTACCACGCAGCGATCCGGGCCGCGCAGCTGGGCCTCAAGGTCGCCTGCGCCGAACGTGACTCGGTGGGCGGGGTATGCCTGAACGTGGGCTGCATTCCGACCAAGGCGCTGCTGCACGCGGGCGAGACGGTGGCGGGCGCGCGCCACGCCGCCGAATTCGGGCTGACCTTCGGCGAGCAGAAGCTCGACATCGCCAAACTCAACGGCTGGAAGGACGGCATCGTCAAGAAGCTCACGGGCGGCGTGGGCGCACTGTTCAAGGCCAATAAGGTCACTCATCTTCAGGGCCAGGCCAGCTTCGTGGACGACCACACCGTCAAGGTGGGCGACAAGACCTACACGGCCGCCAACTTCATCATCGCCACCGGTTCTGACCCCGCGCGGCTGCCCGGGCTGGACGTGGACCAGGACATGATCTTGGACAGCACCGGCGCGCTCGTGCTGCCCGACCCCGTGCCCGCGCGGATGCTGTGCGTGGGCGGCGGCGTGATCGGGTTCGAGTTCGCCAACATCTACACGAGCCTGGGCAGCCGGGTCAAGGTGATCGAGTTCCTGCCCAACATCATCCCTGGCGCCGACGCCGACGCGGTCAAGGCCTTCCAGAAGGCGATGGAGAAGCAGGGCGTGGTCGTCGAGGTGCAGACCAAGGCCAACAAGGCCGAGAAGAAAGCCGACGGCGTACACGTCGAGCTGGAAAACGTCAAGACCGGCGAGAAGCGCACCGAGGTCTTCGACCGCGTGCTCGTGGCTGTGGGCCGCCGCCCGCGTACCGACGGCCTGAACATGCAGGCGGCGGGCGTGCATGTCACCGAGCGCGGCTTCATTCCGGCCACCAAGCAGCAGCGCACCAACGTGGCGCACATCTACTCGGTGGGCGACGTGGCGAGCAACCCCATGCTGGCGCACAAGGCCATGAAAGAAGGGTTGGTGGCCGCCGAGGTCATCGCCGGCAAGCCCGCCGAGCAGGACGCCGTGGCGATTCCGGGCGTCGTGTACACCTCGCCCGAACTGGCCTGGGTCGGCCTGACCGAGCAGGAAGCCAAGGACAAAGGCTACGAGGTCAAGACCGGCAACTTCCCCTTCAGCGCCTCGGGCCGCGCCATGACGCTGCAGCAGACCGACGGCTTCGTGAAGATGGTCGTCGAGAAGGACACCGACCTGCTGCTGGGCGTGCACATCGTGGGGCCGCACGCCTCGGACATGCTGGGCGAGGCGGGACTGGCGCTGGAGATGGCCGCGACCGCGAGCGACATCGCCCTGACCATCCACGCCCACCCCACCCTGAGCGAGAGCGTGCTGGAGGCCGCTGAGGCGGTCCACAAGCAGGCCATCCACATCATGAACCGCTGA